In a single window of the Rhodamnia argentea isolate NSW1041297 chromosome 2, ASM2092103v1, whole genome shotgun sequence genome:
- the LOC115751433 gene encoding organic cation/carnitine transporter 3-like yields the protein MADPTPLLSHSTTGSDEHEPPKLEKHHPSLDSMIERSMKDFGWAQLMQASLVSLAGFFDAQQTFLCIFTDVQPPWHCVDLDDKYCNSMSDVCLLPNSSSWQWDYPKHASIVSEWGLQCANSAIRGLPASSFFLGCLIGGLLLATLADSSLGRKNMLFLSCFVMSCSSLLTVFSTNVWIYSGLKFVTGFGRATIGTCALVLTSELVGKKLRGSVGVMGFFTFTLGFLSLPAIAYVNRGSSWRALYIWTSVPAFGYCVLVHFLVCESPRWLFVRGRREEAVATLKSISPPSSSALTKGFSSISLDEDPLNNMDIFSAIKALLEKKWAFRRLCAVMLVGFGTGMVYYGMPLGVTNLDFDLYSSVTLNALAELPSTLVTFFLIGKLDRRSSLLFFTTLSGFCSVMCILEGQVWQKWQIGLELVSFFSGCTALDVLLIYALELFPTCVRNSAIAMVRQAVVFGGVFSPLLVAAAGRRGDGVLSYGAFGLVIGCCGLFVLWLPETRGGNLCDTMDEEERKQNIRDSLC from the coding sequence ATGGCAGATCCGACTCCATTGCTCTCACATTCCACCACCGGCAGCGATGAGCACGAACCTCCGAAGCTCGAGAAGCACCACCCGTCGTTGGACTCGATGATCGAGCGGTCGATGAAAGATTTCGGGTGGGCTCAGCTCATGCAAGCCTCGCTCGTGTCACTTGCTGGGTTCTTCGACGCGCAGCAAACGTTCCTCTGCATTTTCACCGACGTTCAACCGCCGTGGCATTGTGTGGATCTCGATGACAAGTATTGCAACTCCATGTCGGACGTTTGTCTACTTCCGAACAGTTCCTCATGGCAATGGGATTATCCCAAGCACGCCTCAATAGTATCTGAGTGGGGCCTTCAATGCGCAAACTCAGCAATAAGGGGCTTACCGGCTTCATCCTTCTTCTTGGGATGCTTGATTGGCGGTTTGCTTTTGGCGACGCTTGCCGACTCGTCCCTCGGCCGAAAAAACATGCTCTTTCTCTCGTGTTTTGTCATGTCTTGCTCATCCCTACTCACGGTCTTCTCCACCAACGTGTGGATCTACTCTGGCTTGAAATTTGTCACCGGATTTGGGCGCGCGACCATCGGCACTTGTGCCCTTGTGCTAACATCGGAACTAGTGGGCAAGAAGCTGCGAGGGAGTGTCGGGGTGATGGGATTCTTCACTTTCACATTAGGGTTCTTATCGTTGCCAGCAATCGCCTATGTGAACCGAGGCTCGTCATGGAGAGCTCTGTACATTTGGACATCAGTCCCGGCCTTCGGCTACTGTGTCTTAGTCCATTTCTTGGTTTGCGAGTCACCAAGATGGCTCTTCGTGAGGGGACGCAGGGAAGAGGCCGTTGCAACCCTAAAGAGCATCTCCCCGCCGAGCTCGAGTGCCCTCACCAAGGGCTTCTCCTCGATCTCGCTCGACGAGGACCCTTTGAACAACATGGACATCTTCTCGGCAATCAAGGCCTTGCTGGAGAAGAAATGGGCCTTTCGCCGGCTATGTGCAGTTATGTTGGTGGGGTTCGGGACGGGGATGGTGTATTATGGGATGCCACTTGGGGTCACGAACCTGGACTTTGACCTCTACTCAAGCGTGACGCTCAACGCCCTTGCCGAGCTGCCCTCGACCCTGGTCACTTTCTTCCTCATAGGGAAGCTCGATAGGAGGAGTTCTCTACTATTCTTCACAACACTCAGTGGGTTCTGTAGCGTGATGTGCATTTTGGAGGGCCAGGTGTGGCAGAAGTGGCAAATTGGCTTGGAACTAGTCTCTTTCTTCAGTGGATGCACCGCGCTTGATGTGTTGTTGATATACGCTTTAGAGTTGTTTCCGACATGCGTGCGGAACTCGGCGATAGCGATGGTGCGGCAGGCAGTGGTGTTTGGTGGCGTGTTCAGCCCGCTGTTGGTGGCTGCCGCTGGCCGGAGAGGGGATGGGGTGTTGTCTTATGGGGCTTTTGGGCTGGTCATTGGGTGTTGTGGGCTGTTTGTCTTGTGGTTGCCGGAGACAAGAGGTGGGAACCTTTGTGATACAATGGATGAGGAAGAGAGGAAACAGAACATAAGGGATTCTTTGTGCTAA